In one window of Lynx canadensis isolate LIC74 chromosome B3, mLynCan4.pri.v2, whole genome shotgun sequence DNA:
- the ZNF774 gene encoding zinc finger protein 774 isoform X1 — protein sequence MAMRQGLCLPAASGRAQSPTCVPTALSRIPVGFEKGPPRLCGPGAARRWRTLTFCSIPEPGRISRPSVISQLEQKEEPWALPLQNFEARRILQESHTDFENQVTKLSRDISEAAERCGTSSERANKDISPPPSWGGNWERDLESEGEHGTRPGEGQPEPFPQEKDLNELLDGYAGKKPVCAECGKSFNQSSYLIRHLRTHTGERPYKCIECGKGFKQSSDLVTHRRTHTGEKPYQCSGCEKKFSDSSTLIKHQRTHTGERPYECPECGKTFGRKPHLVMHQRTHTGEKPYMCLKCHKSFSRSSNFITHQRTHTGVKPYRCSDCGESFSQSSDLVKHQRTHTGERPFKCAECGKDFRDSSHFVAHMSTHSGERPFSCPHCRKSFSQSSHLVTHQRTHTGERPFRCDNCGKGFADGSALIKHQRIHTGERPYKCGECGKSFNQSSHFITHQRIHAGDRPYRCPECGKTFSQRSHFFTHQRTHTGEKPFHCSRCDKSFRQKAHLLCHQNTHLI from the exons ATGGCAATGAGACAGGGGCTGTGTCTTCCGGCTGCGAGCGGTCGAGCGCAGAGTCCCACCTGTGTCCCCACAGCCCTGTCACGAATCCCGGTCGGGTTCGAGAAGGGACCGCCTCGGCTTTGTGGGCCGGGAGCGGCTCGGCGGTGGAGGACTCTCACTTTCTGCTCCATCCCGGAGCCGGGCCG GATTTCCAGACCAAGTGTGATTTCCCAGCTGGAGCAGAAAGAAGAACCGTGGGCGCTACCGCTCCAAAATTTCGAGGCAAGAAGGATCCTACAGGAAAGTCACACAG ACTTTGAGAATCAGGTGACCAAACTCAGTCGGGACATTTCAGAAGCAGCAGAACGGTGTGGAACATCCTCAGAAAGGGCCAATAAGGATATTTCTCCTCCTCCTAGTTGGGGAGGAAACTGGGAGAGGGACCTTGAGTCAGAAGGGGAACACGGGACCCGCCCGGGAGAGGGCCAGCCGGAGCCCTTTCCGCAAGAGAAGGATTTAAACGAGCTCCTGGATGGATACGCAGGAAAGAAGCCCGTGTGTGCAGAGTGCGGGAAAAGCTTTAACCAGAGCTCCTATCTCATAAGACACCTACGAACCCACACTGGCGAGAGGCCTTATAAGTGCATCGAATGTGGGAAAGGCTTCAAGCAGAGTTCAGACCTTGTCACCCATCGCAGAACGCACACGGGAGAGAAACCCTACCAATGCAGCGGCTGTGAGAAAAAATTCAGCGACAGCTCTACGCTCATCAAACATCAGAGAACCCACACAGGCGAGAGACCCTACGAGTGCCCCGAGTGTGGGAAGACCTTTGGGCGGAAGCCACACCTCGTCATGCACCAAAGAACCCACACGGGAGAGAAGCCCTACATGTGTCTCAAATGCCATAAAAGCTTTAGCCGAAGCTCAAACTTCATCACCCATCAGAGGACCCACACGGGCGTGAAGCCTTACAGGTGCAGCGACTGTGGGGAGAGTTTTAGCCAGAGCTCAGACCTGGTGAAGCACCAGCGAACCCACACGGGAGAGCGGCCCTTCAAATGCGCAGAGTGCGGAAAGGACTTCCGAGATAGTTCTCACTTTGTAGCGCACATGAGTACCCACTCGGGGGAAAGGCCTTTCAGCTGTCCTCACTGCCGCAAAAGCTTCAGTCAGAGCTCACACCTGGTCACGCACCAGAGGACACACACAGGTGAGAGGCCGTTCCGGTGTGACAACTGCGGGAAGGGATTTGCCGACGGCTCTGCCCTCATAAAGCACCAAAGGATCCACACGGGGGAAAGACCCTATAAATGTGGCGAGTGTGGGAAGAGCTTCAACCAGAGCTCCCACTTCATTACCCATCAACGAATCCACGCAGGAGACAGGCCCTATCGCTGTCCCGAGTGCGGCAAAACCTTCAGTCAgcgttcccatttcttcacacaCCAGAGAACCCACACAGGGGAAAAACCTTTCCACTGCAGTAGGTGTGACAAGAGCTTCCGCCAAAAAGCACATCTCTTATGCCATCAAAACACCCATTTGATCTAG
- the ZNF774 gene encoding zinc finger protein 774 isoform X2: protein MWLGTSGKNGLPGPCLENVLQGYHPAQLQEWALPGISRPSVISQLEQKEEPWALPLQNFEARRILQESHTDFENQVTKLSRDISEAAERCGTSSERANKDISPPPSWGGNWERDLESEGEHGTRPGEGQPEPFPQEKDLNELLDGYAGKKPVCAECGKSFNQSSYLIRHLRTHTGERPYKCIECGKGFKQSSDLVTHRRTHTGEKPYQCSGCEKKFSDSSTLIKHQRTHTGERPYECPECGKTFGRKPHLVMHQRTHTGEKPYMCLKCHKSFSRSSNFITHQRTHTGVKPYRCSDCGESFSQSSDLVKHQRTHTGERPFKCAECGKDFRDSSHFVAHMSTHSGERPFSCPHCRKSFSQSSHLVTHQRTHTGERPFRCDNCGKGFADGSALIKHQRIHTGERPYKCGECGKSFNQSSHFITHQRIHAGDRPYRCPECGKTFSQRSHFFTHQRTHTGEKPFHCSRCDKSFRQKAHLLCHQNTHLI from the exons ATGTGGCTGGGGACTTCAGGGAAGAATGGGTTACCTGGACCCTGCTTAGAGAATGTTCTTCAGGGATACCACCCAGCACAGTTACAAGAATGGGCTCTCCCAGG GATTTCCAGACCAAGTGTGATTTCCCAGCTGGAGCAGAAAGAAGAACCGTGGGCGCTACCGCTCCAAAATTTCGAGGCAAGAAGGATCCTACAGGAAAGTCACACAG ACTTTGAGAATCAGGTGACCAAACTCAGTCGGGACATTTCAGAAGCAGCAGAACGGTGTGGAACATCCTCAGAAAGGGCCAATAAGGATATTTCTCCTCCTCCTAGTTGGGGAGGAAACTGGGAGAGGGACCTTGAGTCAGAAGGGGAACACGGGACCCGCCCGGGAGAGGGCCAGCCGGAGCCCTTTCCGCAAGAGAAGGATTTAAACGAGCTCCTGGATGGATACGCAGGAAAGAAGCCCGTGTGTGCAGAGTGCGGGAAAAGCTTTAACCAGAGCTCCTATCTCATAAGACACCTACGAACCCACACTGGCGAGAGGCCTTATAAGTGCATCGAATGTGGGAAAGGCTTCAAGCAGAGTTCAGACCTTGTCACCCATCGCAGAACGCACACGGGAGAGAAACCCTACCAATGCAGCGGCTGTGAGAAAAAATTCAGCGACAGCTCTACGCTCATCAAACATCAGAGAACCCACACAGGCGAGAGACCCTACGAGTGCCCCGAGTGTGGGAAGACCTTTGGGCGGAAGCCACACCTCGTCATGCACCAAAGAACCCACACGGGAGAGAAGCCCTACATGTGTCTCAAATGCCATAAAAGCTTTAGCCGAAGCTCAAACTTCATCACCCATCAGAGGACCCACACGGGCGTGAAGCCTTACAGGTGCAGCGACTGTGGGGAGAGTTTTAGCCAGAGCTCAGACCTGGTGAAGCACCAGCGAACCCACACGGGAGAGCGGCCCTTCAAATGCGCAGAGTGCGGAAAGGACTTCCGAGATAGTTCTCACTTTGTAGCGCACATGAGTACCCACTCGGGGGAAAGGCCTTTCAGCTGTCCTCACTGCCGCAAAAGCTTCAGTCAGAGCTCACACCTGGTCACGCACCAGAGGACACACACAGGTGAGAGGCCGTTCCGGTGTGACAACTGCGGGAAGGGATTTGCCGACGGCTCTGCCCTCATAAAGCACCAAAGGATCCACACGGGGGAAAGACCCTATAAATGTGGCGAGTGTGGGAAGAGCTTCAACCAGAGCTCCCACTTCATTACCCATCAACGAATCCACGCAGGAGACAGGCCCTATCGCTGTCCCGAGTGCGGCAAAACCTTCAGTCAgcgttcccatttcttcacacaCCAGAGAACCCACACAGGGGAAAAACCTTTCCACTGCAGTAGGTGTGACAAGAGCTTCCGCCAAAAAGCACATCTCTTATGCCATCAAAACACCCATTTGATCTAG